From a region of the Buchnera aphidicola str. Ak (Acyrthosiphon kondoi) genome:
- the infC gene encoding translation initiation factor IF-3, which produces MKGGKRIQLTRPNRINSEIRAIKVRLTGVEGDQIGIVNLREALEKSEELGLDLVEISPNAEPPVCRIMDYGKFLYEKSKSSKEQKKKQKVIQIKEIKFRPGTDEGDYQVKLRNLIRFLEDGDKVKITLRFRGREMAHQKIGINVLNRVKNDLIELAIVESFPSKIEGRQMIMILAPKKK; this is translated from the coding sequence ATTAAAGGTGGAAAAAGAATTCAATTAACACGTCCTAATCGAATTAATAGTGAGATACGTGCAATTAAAGTTCGTCTTACTGGAGTTGAAGGCGATCAAATCGGCATAGTTAATTTACGTGAAGCTTTAGAAAAATCTGAGGAATTAGGATTAGATTTAGTTGAAATTAGTCCGAATGCTGAACCTCCTGTTTGTCGTATTATGGATTATGGAAAGTTTCTTTATGAAAAAAGTAAATCTTCCAAGGAACAGAAAAAAAAACAAAAAGTAATTCAGATAAAAGAAATAAAATTTCGTCCTGGTACTGATGAAGGTGATTATCAAGTTAAATTACGTAATTTAATACGTTTTTTAGAAGATGGTGATAAAGTCAAAATTACTCTACGATTCAGAGGTCGTGAAATGGCACATCAAAAAATTGGTATTAATGTGTTAAATAGAGTTAAAAACGACTTAATTGAATTAGCAATTGTAGAATCTTTTCCATCTAAAATCGAAGGTCGACAAATGATAATGATTTTAGCACCAAAGAAGAAATAG